A genomic segment from Streptomyces sp. NBC_01233 encodes:
- the eccE gene encoding type VII secretion protein EccE, whose translation MATATEPQTGAPAPAPARGGVTPHPKSSPGRFGPFRLQQLVLLQVAAAALLVAWVVEPLLLVPVGVLALVLVVLAVVRRHQRSLPEWIGSALALRARRGRAASLVVPAGTEPGLAPLVEADPALRTLTFSARERRPVGMIGDGTFLTAVVQVDTDATALRPDRAARPLPLGLVRDILEVDGIRLESAQLVQHTQPAPAPHLPAQSMATRNYAPLQARTGTPAVRLTWIALKLDPELCPEAVTARGGGLSGAQRCVVRAADQLASRLAGAGFTATVLTEQELTAALATSSCANPMAITQAGRSASTGRRTEETPRTWRCDDRRHTTYWIGRWPQLGGAGAAALPQFVALLTSLPALATNFSLTMAPAERQGVTLTGHVRVTGRSDEELVAARRELERTARGVKAGLVRLDREQVPGLLASLPLGGAR comes from the coding sequence ATGGCAACCGCGACGGAGCCGCAGACCGGCGCACCCGCGCCCGCACCCGCCCGTGGCGGGGTGACGCCGCATCCGAAGTCGAGCCCCGGCCGCTTCGGACCGTTCCGACTGCAACAGCTCGTACTGCTCCAAGTCGCCGCGGCCGCGCTGCTGGTGGCCTGGGTGGTCGAACCGCTCCTGCTGGTGCCCGTCGGCGTACTGGCGCTCGTGCTGGTGGTGCTCGCGGTCGTACGCCGCCACCAGCGCTCCCTGCCGGAATGGATCGGCAGCGCGCTCGCCCTGCGGGCGCGGCGCGGCCGTGCCGCGTCCCTCGTCGTGCCCGCGGGCACCGAGCCCGGGCTGGCCCCGCTGGTCGAGGCCGATCCGGCGCTGCGCACGCTCACGTTCAGCGCCCGGGAGCGGCGTCCGGTCGGGATGATCGGCGACGGGACCTTCCTGACCGCGGTCGTCCAGGTCGACACGGACGCCACCGCGCTGCGGCCCGACCGGGCGGCTCGGCCGCTGCCGCTCGGCCTCGTACGGGACATCCTCGAAGTGGACGGCATCCGGCTGGAGTCCGCGCAGTTGGTGCAGCACACCCAGCCGGCGCCGGCCCCGCACCTGCCGGCCCAGTCGATGGCCACCCGCAACTACGCGCCGCTGCAGGCCCGGACCGGGACTCCGGCGGTGCGGCTGACCTGGATCGCCCTCAAGCTCGACCCGGAGCTGTGCCCCGAGGCCGTCACCGCGCGCGGCGGCGGGCTGTCGGGGGCGCAGCGGTGCGTGGTGCGCGCGGCCGACCAGTTGGCGAGCCGGCTGGCCGGGGCCGGGTTCACGGCCACCGTGCTGACCGAGCAGGAGCTGACGGCGGCGCTGGCCACGTCCTCGTGCGCGAACCCGATGGCGATCACCCAGGCCGGGCGGTCGGCCAGTACCGGGCGGCGCACGGAGGAGACCCCGCGGACCTGGCGCTGCGACGACCGGCGGCACACGACGTACTGGATAGGCCGCTGGCCGCAGCTGGGCGGCGCGGGAGCGGCGGCGCTGCCGCAGTTCGTGGCGCTGCTGACCTCGCTGCCCGCGCTCGCCACGAACTTCAGCCTGACGATGGCCCCGGCGGAGCGACAGGGCGTGACCCTGACCGGACACGTACGGGTGACCGGGCGCAGCGATGAGGAACTCGTTGCGGCCCGCCGGGAGTTGGAGAGGACGGCGCGGGGCGTGAAGGCCGGGCTGGTCCGGCTCGACCGTGAACAGGTGCCGGGGCTGCTGGCTTCGCTGCCGCTGGGAGGGGCGCGATGA
- a CDS encoding DUF397 domain-containing protein gives MGTQQEKDELYALDISGVEWEGPPGTSPDEERVEIARLPEGAVAMRSSLDRDTVLRYTAAEWEAFVLGARDGEFDLDRHRP, from the coding sequence ATGGGCACCCAGCAGGAGAAGGACGAGCTGTACGCACTGGACATCAGCGGTGTGGAGTGGGAAGGGCCGCCCGGCACCAGCCCGGACGAGGAGCGGGTCGAGATCGCCCGGCTTCCCGAGGGAGCGGTCGCCATGCGGTCCTCGCTGGACCGGGACACGGTGCTGCGCTACACCGCCGCCGAGTGGGAGGCGTTCGTACTCGGGGCCAGGGACGGCGAGTTCGACCTCGACCGGCACCGTCCCTGA
- a CDS encoding WXG100 family type VII secretion target: MAADDGHTKVRYDSVQQMANRLRQVSKHIIEDLDAMERAVAVVTDTWDGEAHGQYVDLQKKYRDKADHMKNMLEKVAQLIERGKDDYRATDKRASSLFTEAF, from the coding sequence ATGGCTGCCGACGACGGCCACACTAAGGTCCGGTATGACAGCGTCCAGCAGATGGCCAACCGCCTCCGCCAGGTCTCGAAGCACATCATCGAGGACCTGGACGCGATGGAGCGGGCAGTGGCGGTCGTCACGGACACCTGGGACGGCGAGGCGCACGGCCAGTACGTCGATCTCCAGAAGAAGTACCGTGACAAGGCCGACCACATGAAGAACATGCTGGAGAAGGTCGCCCAGCTCATCGAGCGCGGCAAGGACGACTACCGCGCCACCGACAAGCGGGCGTCGAGCCTGTTCACCGAGGCCTTCTGA
- the rpsO gene encoding 30S ribosomal protein S15 has translation MPLDAATKKQIITEFGAKEGDTGSPEVQVAMLSRRISDLTEHLKTHKHDHHSRRGLLILVGQRRRLLQYLAKKDIQRFRTLVERLGIRRGAAGAK, from the coding sequence GTGCCGCTCGACGCCGCTACGAAGAAGCAGATCATCACCGAGTTCGGTGCCAAGGAGGGCGACACCGGCTCCCCCGAGGTCCAGGTTGCGATGCTCTCCCGCCGCATCTCGGACCTGACCGAGCACCTCAAGACGCACAAGCACGACCACCACTCCCGTCGTGGTCTGCTGATCCTGGTCGGCCAGCGTCGCCGCCTGCTGCAGTACCTGGCCAAGAAGGACATCCAGCGCTTCCGTACGCTGGTCGAGCGCCTCGGCATCCGCCGCGGTGCGGCCGGCGCCAAGTAA
- a CDS encoding WXG100 family type VII secretion target: MSTNTFGLADTPVVKAKTKIEETATAVSRQAREMADILETVSAGWTGVGADGFKRAQVLLNADHDEIRRLLRVLHNAVSQTKNLTNAQDDEVQAAFRQGIQAHGTSSSGLNSL, translated from the coding sequence ATGAGCACGAACACTTTCGGACTTGCAGACACTCCGGTTGTCAAGGCGAAGACCAAGATCGAAGAGACGGCCACTGCCGTCTCCAGGCAGGCCCGCGAGATGGCCGACATCCTCGAAACTGTGAGTGCCGGCTGGACCGGTGTCGGTGCCGACGGGTTCAAGCGAGCCCAGGTGTTGCTGAACGCTGACCACGACGAGATCCGTCGTCTGCTCCGCGTCCTGCACAACGCGGTGTCCCAGACCAAGAACCTGACCAACGCCCAGGACGACGAGGTGCAAGCGGCGTTCAGGCAGGGGATCCAGGCTCACGGTACAAGCAGCTCCGGCCTCAACAGCCTCTGA
- the mycP gene encoding type VII secretion-associated serine protease mycosin — MPQPQTPRTVLLAAAFALTLVSGGAGAAAAAEAPAPQAPPAPYALRPDGAGECTFPMKKQIADRPWALQRLLLDELWAQTKGKDKNGASVRVAVIDTGVDRVNPQLSGALDTGAGKDFVDPKGGDGTSDTVGHGTKVAGLIAARPQEGTGFVGLAPDATIIPIRQNDGQGKGNALSLSQAIDHAVAKGAHVINISQDTDAQLSADSELGKSVQKAVAANVVVVASAGNDGMSGEKRKTYPAAFPGVLAVGASDRNNERAPFSQPGDFIGVAAPGVDMVSTVPGFGQCIDNGTSFSAPYVAGVAALLRAEHGDWSAEQIVWQIQNTAERSVNGRDDYVGWGIVDPVRALSQDQEAPKAPVPDPGPPPATAPEAAALQLTETAQEREERFGTYALGIGAVLIAVIAGTATVIRDARGRRRRLQ, encoded by the coding sequence ATGCCCCAGCCCCAGACGCCCCGGACCGTGCTCCTCGCCGCCGCCTTCGCCCTCACCCTGGTCTCCGGCGGCGCGGGCGCGGCCGCCGCGGCCGAAGCACCCGCGCCGCAGGCCCCGCCCGCCCCGTACGCCCTGCGCCCGGACGGCGCGGGGGAGTGCACCTTCCCCATGAAGAAGCAGATCGCGGACCGCCCCTGGGCCCTGCAGCGGCTGCTGCTCGACGAGCTCTGGGCCCAGACCAAGGGCAAGGACAAGAACGGCGCCAGCGTCCGCGTCGCCGTCATCGACACCGGCGTGGACCGGGTGAACCCGCAGCTCAGCGGCGCCCTCGACACGGGCGCCGGCAAGGACTTCGTCGATCCCAAGGGCGGTGACGGCACGAGCGACACCGTCGGCCACGGCACGAAGGTCGCCGGGCTGATCGCGGCCCGCCCCCAGGAGGGCACCGGTTTCGTCGGCCTGGCCCCGGACGCCACGATCATTCCGATCCGGCAGAACGACGGGCAGGGCAAGGGCAACGCCCTGTCCCTGAGCCAGGCGATCGACCACGCGGTGGCCAAGGGCGCCCACGTGATCAACATCTCCCAGGACACCGACGCACAGCTGTCCGCGGACTCAGAGCTCGGCAAATCGGTCCAGAAGGCGGTCGCCGCCAACGTCGTGGTCGTGGCCTCGGCCGGCAACGACGGCATGAGCGGCGAGAAGCGCAAGACCTACCCGGCGGCCTTCCCCGGAGTGCTCGCCGTCGGTGCCTCGGACCGCAACAACGAGCGCGCCCCGTTCTCCCAGCCCGGCGACTTCATCGGGGTGGCGGCGCCCGGCGTCGACATGGTGTCCACCGTCCCGGGCTTCGGCCAGTGCATCGACAACGGCACCAGCTTCTCCGCCCCGTACGTCGCCGGGGTCGCCGCCCTGCTGCGCGCCGAGCACGGGGACTGGTCCGCGGAGCAGATCGTCTGGCAGATCCAGAACACCGCCGAGCGCTCGGTCAACGGCCGCGACGACTACGTCGGTTGGGGCATCGTCGACCCGGTGCGCGCGCTCAGCCAGGACCAGGAGGCACCCAAGGCCCCGGTCCCGGACCCCGGCCCGCCCCCGGCGACGGCCCCCGAGGCGGCGGCGCTCCAGCTCACCGAGACGGCCCAGGAGCGTGAGGAGCGGTTCGGCACGTACGCTCTCGGCATCGGCGCCGTCCTCATCGCCGTCATCGCGGGGACCGCGACGGTCATCCGGGATGCACGCGGCCGCCGACGCCGTTTGCAGTGA
- the eccB gene encoding type VII secretion protein EccB: protein MASRRDELNAYTFAKRRTVAAFLQPSATGTEEGAPRPLRAVLPGLIVGALVLAGFGAWGMFKPTAPKGWAEPGTRVIVGKDSTTRYVVLTTKVNGKDQTRLHPVLNLASARLLLDPQKFKVIQVEDKVLDAGKPPRGPIIGIPYAPDRLPSKEDAGKAKRWAVCQQPGGNGRGVQTATFVLADREAAKTDDARRLTETQSLYVQSTGPGKERYLVDWTGAKYKFPEGTPAAGTMTNALVGTGATPQQVTPEWLGTLNSGDDLAFPPIPGKAGANADVKGLVTADNKVGMVLKAQTGSGAQHYVVLPGKVAPVSDFVAWLLISAPATDGLNMHGKAREVDLQSLNPDAAPFAGDVKWPQEKSDRINQTAPAAGNQTGGSNNRDTVCNVLRSVDGQGNQTLSTWAGTGFPIDITASGTSAYVTPGSGLLYTQVQGKQTTAGGSLFLVTDTGLRYAVQANGDSDAEKSKIGAPDPQAKGGADGRPEASQAQVRLGYGSITPAMVPIAWSEFLSKGPRLDTNSARQPQGS from the coding sequence ATGGCATCACGACGTGATGAGCTCAACGCGTACACCTTTGCGAAGCGGCGCACGGTGGCCGCGTTCCTCCAGCCATCCGCCACGGGCACCGAGGAGGGCGCGCCGCGCCCGCTGCGCGCGGTCCTGCCGGGCCTGATCGTCGGCGCGCTCGTGCTCGCCGGGTTCGGCGCCTGGGGCATGTTCAAGCCGACCGCCCCCAAGGGCTGGGCGGAGCCCGGGACCAGGGTCATCGTCGGCAAGGACTCGACGACCCGGTACGTGGTCCTGACCACGAAGGTCAACGGCAAGGACCAGACGCGGCTGCACCCGGTGCTGAACCTCGCTTCCGCCCGACTCCTGCTGGATCCGCAGAAGTTCAAGGTGATCCAGGTCGAGGACAAGGTCCTCGACGCGGGCAAGCCGCCGCGCGGCCCCATCATCGGCATCCCGTACGCCCCCGACCGGCTCCCCTCCAAGGAGGACGCCGGCAAGGCCAAGCGCTGGGCCGTCTGCCAGCAGCCGGGCGGCAACGGCCGCGGCGTGCAGACCGCCACCTTCGTCCTCGCCGACCGCGAGGCGGCCAAGACGGACGACGCCCGCAGGCTCACCGAGACCCAGTCGCTGTACGTGCAGAGCACCGGTCCGGGCAAGGAGCGCTACCTGGTCGACTGGACCGGGGCGAAGTACAAGTTCCCGGAGGGCACGCCCGCCGCCGGGACCATGACCAACGCCCTGGTCGGCACCGGCGCCACCCCGCAGCAGGTCACCCCGGAATGGCTGGGGACCCTCAACTCCGGCGACGACCTGGCCTTCCCGCCGATCCCCGGCAAGGCCGGCGCCAACGCCGACGTCAAGGGCCTGGTCACCGCCGACAACAAGGTCGGCATGGTGCTCAAGGCCCAGACCGGCTCCGGCGCACAGCACTACGTGGTGCTGCCGGGGAAGGTCGCACCGGTCTCCGACTTCGTGGCCTGGCTGCTGATCTCGGCACCCGCGACCGACGGACTCAACATGCACGGCAAGGCCCGCGAGGTCGACCTCCAGTCACTCAACCCGGACGCCGCCCCGTTCGCCGGCGACGTCAAGTGGCCGCAGGAGAAGTCCGACCGGATCAACCAGACGGCGCCGGCCGCCGGCAACCAGACGGGCGGCTCCAACAACCGCGACACCGTCTGCAACGTCCTGCGCTCGGTCGACGGCCAGGGCAACCAGACCCTGAGCACCTGGGCGGGCACCGGCTTCCCCATCGACATCACCGCCAGCGGCACCAGCGCGTACGTCACCCCGGGCTCGGGGCTGCTCTACACGCAGGTCCAGGGCAAGCAGACCACGGCCGGCGGCTCCCTCTTCCTGGTCACCGACACCGGCCTGCGGTACGCCGTCCAGGCCAACGGCGACAGCGACGCCGAGAAGTCGAAGATCGGCGCGCCCGACCCGCAGGCGAAGGGGGGTGCCGACGGCCGCCCCGAGGCCAGCCAGGCGCAGGTCCGGCTCGGCTACGGAAGCATCACCCCGGCCATGGTGCCCATCGCCTGGTCGGAGTTCCTCTCCAAGGGCCCGCGCCTGGACACCAACTCCGCCCGTCAGCCCCAGGGTTCGTGA
- the eccD gene encoding type VII secretion integral membrane protein EccD, producing MSTAATTGFCRVTVVAPDSRIDVALPEDIAVADVYPELLRLTGQTQPVGAPTGFHLVRRSGTVLDGARTLAAQQILDGEVLSLRPFAESLPPAVFDDVSDAVASAVVRDRHRWSDDMLRGAGLAGAALLLVMLGFVLWYADPVRHDMHGLPGIIAGAVGVLLTAVAGVRARVYRDRLSAVALGLGALPHLLIAGSGITAPAVGEGPGRLQFLLGCVCVLVASVALVALTPSGDAPFVAATFVAATGTLATFVAIATEASATHTAAACAPVAIGLVAFLPGLSARFARLPIGYAAPQSATDEYTDYAETPDRYETEPYGDQSGSDQHEAAGTPLDAEAIAAQARRGHEMLLGLVGGCAAVAVASAAVLGFSDNTWGRLLALATGLAMLLRARLFRYTSQVVCALAAGLAAIALLILGMALHPPVDLIEALVLEQDRSGLDLRTIWLTAAVAAGAALLAGIALVIPSKGLSPFWGRLLDLTEAAVLLSLVPLTLAVLDVYSRARALTS from the coding sequence GTGAGTACGGCCGCAACGACGGGGTTCTGCAGGGTCACCGTCGTGGCTCCTGACAGCCGGATCGACGTCGCCCTCCCCGAGGACATCGCCGTCGCCGACGTCTATCCCGAGCTGCTTCGCCTCACCGGACAGACCCAGCCCGTGGGCGCCCCGACCGGCTTCCACCTCGTACGCCGCTCCGGCACCGTCCTCGACGGAGCCCGCACCCTCGCCGCCCAGCAGATCCTCGACGGCGAGGTGCTGAGCCTGCGCCCCTTCGCCGAGTCCCTGCCGCCCGCGGTGTTCGACGACGTGTCCGACGCCGTCGCCTCCGCCGTCGTCCGCGACCGGCACCGCTGGAGCGACGACATGCTGCGCGGCGCGGGCCTGGCCGGCGCCGCCCTGCTGCTCGTCATGCTCGGCTTCGTCCTCTGGTACGCGGACCCGGTCCGCCACGACATGCACGGGCTGCCCGGGATCATCGCCGGGGCCGTCGGCGTCCTGCTCACCGCCGTGGCCGGGGTCCGGGCCCGCGTCTACCGCGACCGCCTCTCCGCCGTGGCCCTCGGCCTCGGAGCCCTCCCGCACCTGCTGATCGCCGGCTCCGGGATCACCGCCCCCGCCGTCGGCGAGGGCCCCGGCCGGCTCCAGTTCCTGCTCGGCTGCGTCTGCGTCCTGGTCGCCTCCGTCGCGCTGGTCGCGCTCACCCCCAGTGGCGACGCCCCCTTCGTCGCGGCCACCTTCGTCGCCGCCACCGGAACGCTCGCCACCTTCGTCGCCATCGCCACCGAGGCGTCCGCGACCCACACCGCCGCCGCCTGCGCCCCCGTCGCCATCGGGCTCGTCGCCTTCCTCCCGGGCCTCTCCGCCCGCTTCGCCCGGCTGCCGATCGGCTACGCCGCCCCGCAGAGCGCCACGGATGAGTACACCGACTATGCGGAGACCCCGGACCGCTACGAGACCGAGCCGTACGGTGACCAGTCCGGCTCCGACCAGCACGAGGCGGCCGGCACCCCGCTCGACGCCGAGGCGATCGCCGCCCAGGCCCGCCGCGGCCACGAGATGCTCCTCGGCCTGGTCGGCGGCTGCGCCGCCGTCGCCGTCGCGTCCGCCGCCGTCCTCGGCTTCTCCGACAACACCTGGGGCCGCCTGCTGGCCCTCGCCACCGGCCTCGCCATGCTGCTGCGCGCCCGCCTCTTCCGCTACACCTCCCAGGTGGTGTGCGCCCTCGCCGCCGGTCTCGCCGCCATCGCCCTGCTGATCCTGGGCATGGCCCTGCACCCGCCGGTCGACCTGATCGAGGCCCTGGTCCTCGAGCAGGACCGCAGTGGCCTGGACCTCCGTACGATCTGGCTGACCGCCGCCGTCGCGGCCGGCGCGGCCCTCCTCGCGGGAATTGCGCTTGTCATCCCGAGCAAGGGTCTGTCACCCTTCTGGGGAAGGCTGCTCGACCTCACCGAGGCGGCGGTCCTGCTCAGCCTGGTCCCCCTGACCCTGGCCGTGCTGGACGTTTACTCCCGGGCCCGCGCTCTCACCAGCTGA
- the eccCa gene encoding type VII secretion protein EccCa translates to MSQIVVKRPPRSLPPEVPSDELRLEAPPELPRGQQEGMLMQLLPMLGMGSSVVFFFMPGAAPFMRIMGVLMLVSTVGMVIAQLMRHRRGTQGQMADVRRDYLKYLAQTRRQVRRTARAQRDAQLYLHPAPEQLWSVVAEGSRLWERRVGDQDFGQARLGLGAQRLATTLVAPETAPVDELEPLTAGAMQRFLKVHSSLDGLPVALSIRAFYHVTVSGEPDSARSTARAMVAQLATLHSPEDLMVAVVAAPGAVPSWDWTKWLPHTQVPGQVDGAGTKRLFGDDLAELEGLLGSRLEGRPRFSRDVSPVLDQPHLVVVLDGGMVPPDSVFAAAEGLQGVTIVEVVAGELDEPRGGLSVVVRPGRLRLESGGGVAYEGVPDTLSLPAAEALARQLAPMRTGGGDDDEPLLANLDFTDLLNLGDAAAVDVARTWRPRSAGERLRVPIGVGEDGAPVMLDLKEAAQEGMGPHGLCVGATGSGKSELLRTLVLGLAVTHTSETLNFVLADFKGGATFTGMGQMPHVAAVITNLADDLTLVDRMGDSIRGELQRRQELLRSAGNYANIHDYEKARAAGAPLEPLASLVLVIDEFSELLTAKPDFIDMFIQIGRIGRSLGVHLLLASQRLEEGKLRGLDTYLSYRIGLRTFSAAESRTAIGVPDAYHLPSVPGSGYLKFGTDEMTRFKAAYVSGTYRSGGPDLSVGLFPVERRPALFTAAPVPVVYAAPDPAYLAAQTPREDDALADTVLDVIVSRLEGQGVPAHQVWLPPLDQAPPLDQLLPALAPSAERGLHADGYTRPGGLVVPLGLIDKPFEQRREVLYRDFSGAAGHMMVVGGPQSGKSTLMRTLIASFALTHTPREVQFYGLDFGGGSLSAVAELPHVGGIASRLDPERVRRTVAEVGGILNRREEFFRANNIDSIGTYRRRRAAGDLPHEPWGDVFLVVDGWGNFRGEYDGLEQIVTDIASRGLGYGIHVVITAARYMEVRAALKDQMLSRLELRLGDTMDSEFDRKVAANVPTGMPGRGQVAEKLHFLGALPRIDGSHEAGDLSEATTAFVEAVKQNWSGQSAPGVRLLPRLLHSDQLPKGGEFPGRGIAIGIDENDLEPVFVDFESDPFLLVFGESESGKTNLLRLIAKQIAERYTPDQARLVVGDYRRSLLGALPEEHLLEYAPMASSLQMHMEALGGVFSRRQPPTDVTPQQLRDRSWWTGPDVFIVIDDYDLVSTSQGNPLAPLVEFLPFARDTGVRFIIARNSAGASRSLYEPFMQRIKELGAQGLVLSGDPSEGDLVGNVRSRPMPPGRAYFASRKRGTSLVQLGRMPGHM, encoded by the coding sequence GTGAGCCAGATCGTCGTCAAACGCCCGCCGCGGTCCCTGCCGCCCGAGGTTCCCTCGGACGAGCTGAGGCTGGAAGCTCCGCCCGAACTTCCGCGCGGGCAGCAGGAAGGCATGCTGATGCAGCTCCTGCCGATGCTCGGCATGGGCTCTTCCGTCGTCTTCTTCTTCATGCCGGGCGCGGCACCGTTCATGCGCATCATGGGTGTGCTGATGCTCGTGTCGACCGTCGGCATGGTCATCGCCCAGCTGATGCGCCACCGGCGCGGTACGCAGGGGCAAATGGCCGATGTGCGCCGGGACTACCTCAAATACCTTGCGCAGACGCGCCGTCAGGTACGCAGGACCGCGCGGGCGCAGCGCGACGCGCAGCTCTATCTGCACCCGGCCCCGGAGCAGTTGTGGTCGGTGGTGGCGGAGGGTTCGCGGCTGTGGGAGCGGCGGGTCGGCGACCAGGACTTCGGGCAGGCCCGGCTCGGGCTGGGCGCGCAGCGGCTGGCGACCACGCTGGTGGCGCCGGAGACGGCGCCGGTGGACGAGCTGGAGCCGCTGACCGCGGGCGCGATGCAGCGCTTCCTCAAGGTGCACTCGTCGCTGGACGGGCTGCCGGTGGCGCTGTCGATCCGGGCGTTCTACCACGTGACGGTCTCCGGGGAGCCGGACTCCGCGCGCAGTACGGCGCGGGCGATGGTCGCGCAGCTGGCGACGCTGCACTCCCCCGAGGACCTGATGGTGGCCGTGGTGGCCGCGCCGGGTGCGGTGCCCTCGTGGGACTGGACGAAGTGGCTGCCGCACACGCAGGTCCCGGGCCAGGTCGACGGGGCCGGAACGAAGCGGCTGTTCGGCGACGACCTCGCCGAGCTGGAGGGGCTGCTGGGATCCCGGCTGGAGGGCCGTCCGCGGTTCAGCCGGGACGTTTCCCCGGTCCTGGACCAGCCGCACCTGGTGGTCGTGCTGGACGGCGGCATGGTGCCGCCCGACTCGGTGTTCGCGGCGGCCGAGGGGCTGCAGGGCGTCACCATCGTCGAGGTGGTCGCGGGCGAGCTGGACGAGCCGCGCGGCGGGCTGTCGGTCGTGGTGCGGCCGGGCCGGCTGCGCCTGGAGTCGGGCGGCGGGGTCGCGTACGAGGGCGTCCCGGACACCCTGTCGCTGCCCGCGGCGGAGGCGCTGGCCCGGCAGTTGGCGCCGATGCGCACGGGCGGCGGGGACGACGACGAGCCGCTGCTCGCCAACCTCGACTTCACGGACCTGCTGAACCTGGGCGACGCGGCCGCGGTGGACGTGGCGCGGACCTGGCGGCCGAGGTCGGCCGGTGAGCGGCTGCGCGTGCCGATCGGTGTCGGCGAGGACGGCGCCCCGGTCATGCTGGACCTGAAGGAGGCCGCGCAGGAGGGCATGGGCCCGCACGGTCTGTGCGTGGGCGCGACCGGTTCGGGCAAGTCGGAACTGCTGCGCACGCTGGTGCTGGGTCTCGCGGTCACGCACACCTCGGAGACGCTGAACTTCGTGCTCGCCGACTTCAAGGGCGGTGCGACCTTCACCGGCATGGGGCAGATGCCGCACGTCGCGGCCGTCATCACCAACCTGGCCGACGACCTCACGCTCGTGGACCGCATGGGCGACTCGATCCGCGGTGAGCTGCAGCGCCGTCAGGAGCTGCTGCGCTCGGCGGGCAACTACGCCAACATCCACGACTACGAGAAGGCCCGCGCGGCGGGCGCCCCGCTGGAGCCGCTGGCCTCGCTGGTGCTGGTCATCGACGAGTTCAGCGAGCTGCTGACGGCGAAGCCGGACTTCATCGACATGTTCATCCAGATCGGCCGCATCGGCCGGTCGCTGGGCGTGCACCTGCTGCTGGCCTCGCAGCGCCTGGAGGAGGGCAAGCTGCGCGGCCTCGACACGTACCTGTCGTACCGGATCGGCCTGCGGACCTTCTCTGCGGCGGAGTCGCGGACGGCGATCGGCGTGCCGGACGCCTACCACCTGCCGTCGGTGCCCGGTTCGGGCTACCTGAAGTTCGGTACGGACGAGATGACCCGCTTCAAGGCGGCGTACGTGTCGGGCACCTACCGCTCGGGCGGGCCGGACCTGTCGGTGGGGCTGTTCCCGGTGGAGCGGCGGCCCGCGCTGTTCACGGCGGCTCCGGTGCCGGTGGTGTACGCGGCTCCGGACCCGGCGTACCTGGCGGCGCAGACGCCGCGGGAGGACGACGCGCTCGCGGACACGGTGCTCGACGTGATCGTGAGCCGGCTGGAGGGGCAGGGGGTGCCGGCGCACCAGGTGTGGCTGCCGCCGCTCGACCAGGCCCCGCCGCTGGACCAGTTGCTGCCGGCGCTGGCGCCGAGCGCGGAGCGCGGGCTGCACGCGGACGGGTACACGCGGCCCGGCGGGCTCGTGGTGCCGCTCGGCCTCATCGACAAGCCCTTCGAGCAGCGGCGCGAGGTGCTGTACCGGGACTTCTCGGGTGCGGCGGGCCACATGATGGTCGTCGGCGGTCCGCAGTCGGGCAAGTCGACGCTGATGCGGACGCTGATCGCTTCCTTCGCACTCACCCACACACCGCGCGAAGTGCAGTTCTACGGGCTGGACTTCGGTGGCGGCAGCCTGTCGGCGGTGGCCGAGCTGCCGCACGTGGGCGGGATCGCCTCGCGCCTGGACCCGGAGCGGGTACGGCGTACGGTCGCGGAGGTCGGGGGCATCCTCAACCGCCGGGAGGAGTTCTTCCGCGCGAACAACATCGACTCGATCGGCACCTACCGGCGCCGCCGGGCGGCCGGCGACCTGCCCCACGAGCCGTGGGGCGACGTGTTCCTGGTCGTCGACGGCTGGGGCAACTTCCGGGGCGAGTACGACGGCCTGGAGCAGATCGTCACGGACATCGCGTCCCGCGGTCTGGGCTACGGCATCCACGTGGTGATCACCGCGGCGCGGTACATGGAGGTGCGGGCCGCGCTCAAGGACCAGATGCTCAGCCGGCTGGAGCTGCGCCTCGGTGACACGATGGACTCCGAGTTCGACCGCAAGGTCGCGGCGAACGTCCCCACGGGGATGCCGGGCCGCGGCCAGGTGGCGGAGAAGCTGCACTTCCTGGGCGCGCTCCCGCGGATCGACGGCTCGCACGAGGCCGGGGACCTCTCGGAGGCCACGACGGCCTTCGTGGAAGCGGTGAAGCAGAACTGGTCGGGCCAGTCGGCTCCCGGCGTACGGCTGCTGCCGCGGCTGCTCCACTCGGACCAGCTGCCCAAGGGCGGGGAGTTCCCCGGCCGCGGGATCGCGATCGGCATCGACGAGAACGACCTGGAGCCGGTCTTCGTCGACTTCGAGTCCGACCCCTTCCTCCTCGTGTTCGGCGAGAGCGAATCGGGCAAGACGAACCTGCTGCGGCTCATCGCGAAGCAGATCGCCGAGCGCTACACGCCGGACCAGGCGCGGCTGGTCGTGGGCGACTACCGGCGCAGCCTGCTCGGGGCGCTGCCGGAGGAGCACCTGCTGGAGTACGCGCCGATGGCGAGCTCGCTGCAGATGCACATGGAGGCGCTGGGCGGGGTGTTCTCGCGTCGGCAGCCGCCGACCGACGTCACCCCGCAGCAGCTGCGCGACCGCAGCTGGTGGACGGGCCCGGACGTGTTCATCGTCATCGACGACTACGACCTGGTCTCCACCAGCCAGGGCAATCCGCTGGCGCCGCTGGTGGAGTTCCTGCCCTTCGCCCGCGACACGGGTGTCCGCTTCATCATCGCGCGCAACTCGGCGGGTGCCTCGCGCTCGCTGTACGAGCCGTTCATGCAGCGGATCAAGGAGCTGGGCGCGCAGGGCCTCGTGCTGTCCGGCGACCCGTCCGAGGGCGACCTGGTCGGCAATGTCCGGTCGCGTCCGATGCCGCCGGGCCGGGCCTACTTCGCCTCGCGCAAGCGGGGGACCTCGCTGGTCCAGCTCGGCCGGATGCCGGGCCACATGTGA